The Meiothermus sp. Pnk-1 DNA window CCAGCCAGGCTGCCGAGCGCCTACGGGCCTACCGGGAGTGCATGATGGCCGCCGGGCTATGGGACGAGCGGTTGGTGCGGCCTGGGGACTTTACCCAGCAGCGAGGGGTGGAGGCGGGGCATGAACTCTTAAGCCTCGAGGACCCCCCCACAGCCATCTTCGCGGCCAGCGACCTCACCGCTTTTGGGGTCATTACCGCGGCGCGCTCCCGTGGGCTGCAAGTGCCCGAAGGCCTCTCGGTAGTCGGCTTCGACAATATCCCTGCCGCTGCCCATTCTCACCCCAGCCTGACCACCGTGGCCCACCCCATTCCAGCAATGGCCCAGGCCGCTGTGGAGCTCATCGCCCGGGCGATGGCTGGGGAAAAACTGCAAGACGTGCTCATAGAGTTCCCCAGCGAGCTGGTGGTTCGGGGCTCGAGCGCCCCTCCCCCAGCGCCGAATAACCGGAGGAAAAGCCGATGAATCCTGCCTACCCCAGCAACCCCGCCCCTCCACAACGCCCGGGCTTAAAGCGCCTGGCCCGCTTGGTTTGGCGCCACCGAATCCTCTACCTCATGCTTCTGCCCGGCCTACTGTATTTTCTTATTTTCCGCTACTGGCCGCTGTGGAACGCCCAGATCGCCTTCCGCGACTTCCAGCCCACCCTAGGGGTGTGGGGTAGCCCGTGGGTGGGGCTGCAACACTTCCTCGAGTTCTTCCGCTCCTACTATTTCGGCCAGCTCCTGGCCAATACCCTCGTCATCAGCCTGGCCAAGATCGCGCTGGGCATCCCCCCCGCGATCCTCTTGGCCATCGCCCTGCACGAGACCGGCCGCCGTTTTCTCGCGCGGGTGGTACAGACCGTGAGTTACCTACCGCACTTTCTATCGTGGGTCATCGTCTACGGCATCTTGCTGGCCATGCTCTCGCCCAGCGAGGGGCTCGTCAACAGCGGGCTGCGGGCGCTGGGGCTCGAGCCGGTGCCCTTCCTCACCTCTACCGCCACCTTCCAGCCGGTGGTGGTGCTCTCGGAGGTTTGGAAGGAGACGGGGTGGAGCGCGATTTTGTTCCTGGCCGCCCTGCTCTCCATCAACCCTGCCCTCTACGAGGCTGCGGCCATCGACGGAGCCTCACGCTGGCAGCAGGTGCGCCATATCTCCCTTCCCGGGATGATGGACGTGCTGGTGCTGGTGGTGTTGCTGAAAATCGGCAGCATCCTCGACGCGGGGTTTCAGCAGATCTTTGTGCTGTATTCACTGCCCGTCTATAGCGTGGGGGACATCATCGACACCTGGGTCTACCGACAGGGCATCCAGAATTTCCAGTTCAGCTTGGCCACGGCGGTGGGTCTGTTCAAGGGGGTCATCGGTCTGGTGCTGATTGTTGTGGCCAACCGCTTGGCGCGGCGCTTCGTAGGCAGCGGGTTGTACTAGGAGGAAGCTGTGAAAAGAGCGATCTCTCGCAGCGACCGTTTGTTCGAATGGGGAATCGACGCGTTCTTGATCGGGGTGCTGGCAGTGACCCTGATACCCATGTGGTACGTGGCGATGGTCTCGCTGCTGCCTTTTGGCAAAAGCCCCAGCCTGTTCCTGCCGCCGTGGGAATGGTCCTTTGCGGCCTATGCCCAACTCATCTTTCAACCGACCATCTGGCGAGCTGCTCTCAACAGCATCTTGCTGACCTTTGGCGGAGTGGCCATCAGCCTGACGCTCACCGTCATGGCCGCCTATCCACTTTCCCGGCGGGATTTGCCCGGTAGGGGCTTCATCGTGGGCCTGATCCTCTTCACCTTCTTGTTCAATGCCGGGTTGATCCCCACGTTCTTGGTGGTCAAGGATCTGGGGTTGCTCAACAGCTACTGGGCGGTACTGCTCAACGGAGCGGTGAGCGTCTACAACCTGCTGGTGATGAAAAGCTTCTTTCAGAGCCTGCCGGAGAGCCTCGAGGAGGCTGCCCGCATCGACGGGGCCAACGACTGGCAGATCCTGCGGCACGTGGTGTTGCCTTTATCTCGGCCCATCCTCCTGACCATCGGGCTGTTTTATGGCGTGGCCAACTGGAACAACTTCTTCGAGCCTATCCTCTTTCTCTCCGACCGTAACCTCATGCCCCTACCGGTGGTGCTGCGTGACATCCTTACCGGCCTCAACGTAGCGGAGTACGTCGAGGGTGGAGCGGCTCAGGCTGCTCCGGCGGAAGCTTTGAAGATGGCGGCTGTGGTCCTGATCACGCTGCCCATGCTCTTGGTGTACCCATGGATCCAGCGCTATTTCACCAAGGGCGTGCTCCTGGGCAGCGTGAAGGAATAGGAGGTAGCGATGCGCATTGGTTTTAGGATCTTGCTTTCCTTGATAGCTTGCAGCGGCCTGGTACAGGCCCAGGCCAACCTCACCGACCTTAGTGTGGCCCTGTATGCGGCCAACCCCGAAGCGCCCGCCCCCCCGGCCAACTGGGAGGTCTACCGCACCGTGCGGGATAAGCTGGGCATCAACCTCAAGTTCACCATGCTGCCCACCGGGGCCGACGGCGACAACCGCCTGGGGGCGCTGGCGGCGGCCAACGACCTGCCCGACCTCTTCGAGGTGCGCAGCCTGGCCCTCTTCGACCGCCTGGTGCAGCAGGGCCAGCTCGCCCCGGTGAATAGCCTCTTCCCCTTGATGCCCAAACGCGCCGCCGATCGCTACGGCGACGCCAAGCGTAACCTGCTGGTCACCAGCAACGGCCAGATCTACGGCTTTTTGGAACCCGTAACCCTGAGCCGCCAGTACGGCATCTGGGTACGCAAGGATTGGCTCGACAAGTTGGGACTCAAACCCCCCGCCACCCTCGAGGAGTTCTTCGAGGTGGCCAAGGCTTTCACCGAGCGCGACCCTGACGGCAACGGACGCAACGACACCTACGGCTTTGGCGGGGTGATTGACTTCGATACCGCCGGCATCCTGCCGGGCCTGGGCCTGGGCAACCACTTCCAGTGGGTCTACGGCGCTTACGGCGTAGCGGGTACCTGGAACTATAACCCCAAGGCCTTTGCCGCCAACGTGCGCGAAGCCAATTTCCGCAAGGCCACCGAGTACATCCGGCGGCTTGTCGAGGCCAAGGTCATCGACCCGGACTGGGCCACCATGCGCCGGGCCGACCTGCGCACCCGCTGGCAACAGGGCCGTTACGGGATGTTTTTCGAGAGTGTAGGCGGCCTGCAGGCGGGTTTGCAGAACTTCCATGCCAACAACCCCAACGCCGAACTGCTCCTGCTGCCGCCGCCTAAGGGCCCCGAGGGCAAGAGCTCCATGGGCACCTACTCCTCGGCGGGGTGGCTGTATGTGGTCTCCAAGCGGGCTATGGACGCTGGTAAGGGAGCGGCCATCGCCCGCTTCCTCGAGTGGGCCCATAGCGGTGAGGGCTACTTCCTGCTGGGCTGGGGCCGCTACAAGACCGACTACACCCTGCCCAACAACGTGCCTACCGTCAACACCCAGATCCCCATCAGCGTGCGCGGGAGCTACACCCAGATGCGCTGGTTGGCCTTCAACGGTAACCCCCTGGAGATGCGGGGCCGCTACCCCGAGATCAGCGTCGGCGGGCGCAAATACGTGATGTACCAGCTTATGGCCCAGGCCCAGCGCCAGGGCAACTGGATTGACCGCACCGGCGATCTCATCGTCAAGGCGGCCCCCAACCAAGCTGACCTCGAGCGTTACGTCTCGGAGAACCTGGTGCAGTTCGTCCTGGGTCAGCGGCCCATCAACGACTCGAGCTGGAACCAATTCCTGAGTGGCCTGCGCAATGTCCGTTTCGAGCAGTACGAGGCGGCAGCCGAGAAGGCGTTGCGGGAAAGCGGATACCTGAAGTGAAGCCGAGGTGCCTGATGCGATACTTTCACACCATCCCCCAAGGTCCGGGCCTCCAGGTCCTAGCCGACGAGGCCTGCAAGCTTCTGGCTTTCGCCAAGCTCAACCTCGAGGCCGGCCAGAGCTACACCGGCCATACCGGCGGGCGCGAAGTGCTGCTGGTAGCCCTTTCCGGCCTGGCCGAGGTCGAGGTGGGGGGGCGGGTGTTCGCGCGGGTGGGGGGAAGGCCCAACGTATTCGCGGGCAACCCCCACAGCGTCTACCTGCCCAAGGGCCAGTCCTACACGGTGCGGGCCCATACCCGTTTCGAAGCCGCCCTGCCTTCAGCTCCCAGCGACCTCGAGACCGAGCCCTACGAGATTCGTCCGGAGCAGGTCAACACCGGAAAGTGGGGAACCCTGAACTTTACCCGCCACTTCCGCGAGATCCTGGTCGAGCCCGACGGACGCCCGGCCAGCCGCCTGATCGTGGGCGAAACCCTCACCCCCAGCGGCAACTGGAGCACCTATCCCCCGCACAAGCACGAAGTCGCACAGGGGGGCGAGGTCTTCCACGAGGAGATGTACTACTTCCGCATCTCTTCCCCGGAGGGCTGGGGACTCACCCGCCACTACAGCCCCGAGCGCGGCTACGACCAGACCTACGTGGTGAAGGATGAAACCCTGCTCTCCATCCCCCACGGCTACCACACCTACGCCAGCGCTCCCGGCTACACGGGCTACTACCTGTGGTTCCTGGCCGGTGACGGGCGGCGGCAGGGGGTGCGCTTCGACCCCGACCTGGCCTGGGTGCAGAAGACGGTAGGGATGGTTTAGGGCACAACGTGGCCATCGGGCATAGCAGAGGAGGATTGAGGGTGGAGATGTTTTCGATCCAAGGTCAGGTGGCCCTGGTCACTGGCGGGGCGGTAGGCATCGGGCAGGCCATCGCCATCGGCCTGGCCCAGGCTGGGGCCGACGTGGCCATCGTCACCCCTACGGCCGACGCCCACCAGACTCAGCAGGCGGTGGAGGCTGCCGGGCGACGTTTTCACGCCGTGCGTGCAGACTTGATGAAGCCGGAGTCGGCGGCGTGGGTGGTCGCCGAGGTCGAGGCTGCGCTGGGGCCCATCGGCATCCTGGTCAACAACGCCGGCATCATCCGGCGGGAGTGGGCCGAGTACTTTAGCGATACCGACTGGCAAGACGTGATCGAGCTAAACCTCAACGCGGTGTGGCGTATGTCGCAGACCGTAGGCCGGGGGATGCTGGAGCGTGGAAGGGGCAAGATCATCAACATCGCCTCGCTCTTGTCCTTTCAAGGAGGCATCCGGGTACCCTCGTACACCGCCTCCAAGCACGCCGTGGCGGGCCTTACCAAGGCTCTGGCCAACGAGTGGGCGGCCAAAGGGGTCAACGTCAACGCCATTGCGCCGGGCTATATCGCCACCGACAACACCGCAGCCCTGCGGGCCGACCCCGAGCGCTCGAGGCAGATCCTCGAGCGCATTCCCGCTGGCCGCTGGGGCGAGCCTTCGGACCTGGTAGGCGCGGCGGTCTTCCTGGCCTCGCCAGCTTCCGACTACGTCAACGGCCACATCCTGGTGGTGGACGGGGGGTGGATGGCCCGCTGAGGAGGAAGATGGAGGTTCAGGGTTTTCGTCACGAGCTGGCTCGGGTACGGGTGGTGGGGGTGCTGCGGGCCCCGTCGGCCCAGGCCGCGGTGGAAGCCGCCCTGGCGGCGGTGCGAGGGGGCCTGCGGGCCATCGAGCTCACCTTCACCACGCCGGGGGCGCTCGAGGCCTTGCACGACCTGCGCGAACAACTGCCCAAGGGGGTGCTGCTGGGTGTGGGCACGGTGACGAACGCAGCGCAGGGGCGGGCTGCGCTCGAGGCGGGCGCGCAGTTCCTGGTCAGCCCCCATCTGGGTGAAGAGTTGCTGGAACTGGCGCGCGAAGCACGGGTACCCTACGTGCCGGGCGTGCTCACTCCCACCGAGATCGCGCGGGCTAGGAGCCTGGGGGCCGAGGTGATCAAGGTTTTTCCCGCGGGCTCGAGCGGGGGAATCCCCTACCTCAAGGACCTGCTGGGGCCTTTCCCCGACCTCCAGATCCTGGCCACTGGGGGGATTAAGCCCGGTGAAGTCCCGGCCTATCTCCAAGCCGGAGTGCTGGCGGTGGGCCTGGGCTCGAACCTCTTCCCCAGGGCCGCGCTCGAGGGCGGCGACTGGGAGGGTGTGGAGGTCGCCACCCGCCGGGCACTG harbors:
- a CDS encoding sugar ABC transporter permease, with amino-acid sequence MNPAYPSNPAPPQRPGLKRLARLVWRHRILYLMLLPGLLYFLIFRYWPLWNAQIAFRDFQPTLGVWGSPWVGLQHFLEFFRSYYFGQLLANTLVISLAKIALGIPPAILLAIALHETGRRFLARVVQTVSYLPHFLSWVIVYGILLAMLSPSEGLVNSGLRALGLEPVPFLTSTATFQPVVVLSEVWKETGWSAILFLAALLSINPALYEAAAIDGASRWQQVRHISLPGMMDVLVLVVLLKIGSILDAGFQQIFVLYSLPVYSVGDIIDTWVYRQGIQNFQFSLATAVGLFKGVIGLVLIVVANRLARRFVGSGLY
- a CDS encoding carbohydrate ABC transporter permease, whose translation is MKRAISRSDRLFEWGIDAFLIGVLAVTLIPMWYVAMVSLLPFGKSPSLFLPPWEWSFAAYAQLIFQPTIWRAALNSILLTFGGVAISLTLTVMAAYPLSRRDLPGRGFIVGLILFTFLFNAGLIPTFLVVKDLGLLNSYWAVLLNGAVSVYNLLVMKSFFQSLPESLEEAARIDGANDWQILRHVVLPLSRPILLTIGLFYGVANWNNFFEPILFLSDRNLMPLPVVLRDILTGLNVAEYVEGGAAQAAPAEALKMAAVVLITLPMLLVYPWIQRYFTKGVLLGSVKE
- a CDS encoding extracellular solute-binding protein, translating into MRIGFRILLSLIACSGLVQAQANLTDLSVALYAANPEAPAPPANWEVYRTVRDKLGINLKFTMLPTGADGDNRLGALAAANDLPDLFEVRSLALFDRLVQQGQLAPVNSLFPLMPKRAADRYGDAKRNLLVTSNGQIYGFLEPVTLSRQYGIWVRKDWLDKLGLKPPATLEEFFEVAKAFTERDPDGNGRNDTYGFGGVIDFDTAGILPGLGLGNHFQWVYGAYGVAGTWNYNPKAFAANVREANFRKATEYIRRLVEAKVIDPDWATMRRADLRTRWQQGRYGMFFESVGGLQAGLQNFHANNPNAELLLLPPPKGPEGKSSMGTYSSAGWLYVVSKRAMDAGKGAAIARFLEWAHSGEGYFLLGWGRYKTDYTLPNNVPTVNTQIPISVRGSYTQMRWLAFNGNPLEMRGRYPEISVGGRKYVMYQLMAQAQRQGNWIDRTGDLIVKAAPNQADLERYVSENLVQFVLGQRPINDSSWNQFLSGLRNVRFEQYEAAAEKALRESGYLK
- the iolB gene encoding 5-deoxy-glucuronate isomerase; protein product: MRYFHTIPQGPGLQVLADEACKLLAFAKLNLEAGQSYTGHTGGREVLLVALSGLAEVEVGGRVFARVGGRPNVFAGNPHSVYLPKGQSYTVRAHTRFEAALPSAPSDLETEPYEIRPEQVNTGKWGTLNFTRHFREILVEPDGRPASRLIVGETLTPSGNWSTYPPHKHEVAQGGEVFHEEMYYFRISSPEGWGLTRHYSPERGYDQTYVVKDETLLSIPHGYHTYASAPGYTGYYLWFLAGDGRRQGVRFDPDLAWVQKTVGMV
- the kduD gene encoding 2-dehydro-3-deoxy-D-gluconate 5-dehydrogenase KduD, whose amino-acid sequence is MFSIQGQVALVTGGAVGIGQAIAIGLAQAGADVAIVTPTADAHQTQQAVEAAGRRFHAVRADLMKPESAAWVVAEVEAALGPIGILVNNAGIIRREWAEYFSDTDWQDVIELNLNAVWRMSQTVGRGMLERGRGKIINIASLLSFQGGIRVPSYTASKHAVAGLTKALANEWAAKGVNVNAIAPGYIATDNTAALRADPERSRQILERIPAGRWGEPSDLVGAAVFLASPASDYVNGHILVVDGGWMAR
- a CDS encoding bifunctional 4-hydroxy-2-oxoglutarate aldolase/2-dehydro-3-deoxy-phosphogluconate aldolase, which encodes MEVQGFRHELARVRVVGVLRAPSAQAAVEAALAAVRGGLRAIELTFTTPGALEALHDLREQLPKGVLLGVGTVTNAAQGRAALEAGAQFLVSPHLGEELLELAREARVPYVPGVLTPTEIARARSLGAEVIKVFPAGSSGGIPYLKDLLGPFPDLQILATGGIKPGEVPAYLQAGVLAVGLGSNLFPRAALEGGDWEGVEVATRRALEEAGVA